The following proteins are encoded in a genomic region of Zea mays cultivar B73 chromosome 9, Zm-B73-REFERENCE-NAM-5.0, whole genome shotgun sequence:
- the LOC100286108 gene encoding vacuolar cation/proton exchanger 2 isoform X1 translates to MMVAEKPALGFQAHGDGDDELELELASPAPPPRKMHSLEFEHIGSLAAVAESLAPGSRWQRALTSVRVVIFQAKINVLLPFGPLAIMLHYLSGTHQGWVFLFSLIGITPLAERLGYATEQLACYTGPTVGGLLNATFGNATEMIISIYALKNGMIRVVQQSLLGSILSNMLLVLGCAFFAGGLVHSDRDQVFNKASAVVNSGLLLMAVLGLMFPAVLHFTHSEAQYGKSEVALSRFSSCIMLVAYASYLFFQLKSHRSMYSPIGDEEAAAEEEDEKEITQGEAICWLFILTIWISVLSGYLVDAIQGASDSLNLPVAFISVILLPIVGNAAEHASAIMFAMKNKLDITLGVAIGSSTQISMFVIPFCVVIGWMMGQEMDLNFQLFETATLFITVLVVAFMLQEGTSNYFKGLMLILCYLIVAASFFVHVDPDATGDN, encoded by the exons ATGATGGTGGCGGAGAAGCCCGCGCTGGGGTTCCAGGCGCACGGGGACGGGGACGACGAGCTGGAGCTGGAGCTAGCGTCGCCGGCGCCGCCGCCCCGGAAGATGCACTCGCTGGAATTCGAGCACATCGGCTCGCTCGCCGCCGTGGCCGAGTCGCTCGCGCCCGGGAGCAGGTGGCAGAGGGCGCTCACCAGCGTGCGCGTCGTCATCTTCCAGGCCAAGATCAACGTGCTCCTCCCCTTCGGCCCGCTCGCCATCATGCTCCACTACCTCTCCGGAACGCAC CAAGGATGGGTTTTTCTTTTCAGCTTAATCGGCATTACCCCGTTGGCCGAGAGATTGGGATACGCAACTGA GCAACTTGCTTGCTACACTGGCCCAACAG TTGGGGGGCTACTGAATGCTACATTTGGAAATGCAACGGAAATGATTATATCAATATACGCACTGAAAAATGGGATGATTCGGGTCGTCCAGCAGTCACTACTAGGCTCAATATTGTCAAATATGCTGCTGGTTCTTGGGTGTGCTTTCTTTGCTGGTGGTCTTGTCCATTCTGACAGGGACCAGGTCTTCAACAAG GCATCAGCTGTTGTAAACTCAGGACTACTGTTGATGGCTGTCTTAGGCCTTATGTTCCCAGCAGTGCTTCATTTCACACATTCAGAAGCGCAGTATGGAAAATCTGAAGTAGCTCTTTCAAGGTTTAGCAGCTGCATCATGCTTGTGGCCTATGCTAGCTATCTATTTTTTCAACTAAAGAGCCACCGCAGTATGTACAGCCCAATTGGTGAT GAAGAAGCCGCCGCTGAGGAGGAGGATGAAAAGGAGATTACACAAGGGGAAGCCATCTGCTGGCTTTTCATATTGACTATTTGGATTTCAGTACTCTCAGGGTACCTGGTTGATGCCATTCAG GGTGCGTCTGATTCATTAAACTTGCCAGTGGCCTTTATTAGTGTTATTCTGCTTCCTATTGTGGGGAATGCTGCTGAACATGCAAGCGCCATCATGTTTGCCATGAAAAACAAATTG GACATTACATTGGGAGTTGCGATAGGGTCATCAACACAGATCTCCATGTTTGTG ATTCCATTCTGCGTGGTAATTGGCTGGATGATGGGACAAGAAATGGACTTGAATTTTCAACTGTTCGAGACAGCGACTCTCTTTATAACTGTACTAGTGGTGGCATTCATGCTACAG GAAGGCACATCAAACTATTTTAAAGGTCTTATGCTCATCTTATGCTACCTCATAGTTGCTGCAAGCTTTTTTGTCCATGTCGACCCTGATGCAA CAGGTGATAACTAA
- the LOC100286108 gene encoding Vacuolar cation/proton exchanger 2, producing the protein MMVAEKPALGFQAHGDGDDELELELASPAPPPRKMHSLEFEHIGSLAAVAESLAPGSRWQRALTSVRVVIFQAKINVLLPFGPLAIMLHYLSGTHQGWVFLFSLIGITPLAERLGYATEQLACYTGPTVGGLLNATFGNATEMIISIYALKNGMIRVVQQSLLGSILSNMLLVLGCAFFAGGLVHSDRDQVFNKASAVVNSGLLLMAVLGLMFPAVLHFTHSEAQYGKSEVALSRFSSCIMLVAYASYLFFQLKSHRSMYSPIGDEEAAAEEEDEKEITQGEAICWLFILTIWISVLSGYLVDAIQGASDSLNLPVAFISVILLPIVGNAAEHASAIMFAMKNKLDITLGVAIGSSTQISMFVIPFCVVIGWMMGQEMDLNFQLFETATLFITVLVVAFMLQEGTSNYFKGLMLILCYLIVAASFFVHVDPDASDN; encoded by the exons ATGATGGTGGCGGAGAAGCCCGCGCTGGGGTTCCAGGCGCACGGGGACGGGGACGACGAGCTGGAGCTGGAGCTAGCGTCGCCGGCGCCGCCGCCCCGGAAGATGCACTCGCTGGAATTCGAGCACATCGGCTCGCTCGCCGCCGTGGCCGAGTCGCTCGCGCCCGGGAGCAGGTGGCAGAGGGCGCTCACCAGCGTGCGCGTCGTCATCTTCCAGGCCAAGATCAACGTGCTCCTCCCCTTCGGCCCGCTCGCCATCATGCTCCACTACCTCTCCGGAACGCAC CAAGGATGGGTTTTTCTTTTCAGCTTAATCGGCATTACCCCGTTGGCCGAGAGATTGGGATACGCAACTGA GCAACTTGCTTGCTACACTGGCCCAACAG TTGGGGGGCTACTGAATGCTACATTTGGAAATGCAACGGAAATGATTATATCAATATACGCACTGAAAAATGGGATGATTCGGGTCGTCCAGCAGTCACTACTAGGCTCAATATTGTCAAATATGCTGCTGGTTCTTGGGTGTGCTTTCTTTGCTGGTGGTCTTGTCCATTCTGACAGGGACCAGGTCTTCAACAAG GCATCAGCTGTTGTAAACTCAGGACTACTGTTGATGGCTGTCTTAGGCCTTATGTTCCCAGCAGTGCTTCATTTCACACATTCAGAAGCGCAGTATGGAAAATCTGAAGTAGCTCTTTCAAGGTTTAGCAGCTGCATCATGCTTGTGGCCTATGCTAGCTATCTATTTTTTCAACTAAAGAGCCACCGCAGTATGTACAGCCCAATTGGTGAT GAAGAAGCCGCCGCTGAGGAGGAGGATGAAAAGGAGATTACACAAGGGGAAGCCATCTGCTGGCTTTTCATATTGACTATTTGGATTTCAGTACTCTCAGGGTACCTGGTTGATGCCATTCAG GGTGCGTCTGATTCATTAAACTTGCCAGTGGCCTTTATTAGTGTTATTCTGCTTCCTATTGTGGGGAATGCTGCTGAACATGCAAGCGCCATCATGTTTGCCATGAAAAACAAATTG GACATTACATTGGGAGTTGCGATAGGGTCATCAACACAGATCTCCATGTTTGTG ATTCCATTCTGCGTGGTAATTGGCTGGATGATGGGACAAGAAATGGACTTGAATTTTCAACTGTTCGAGACAGCGACTCTCTTTATAACTGTACTAGTGGTGGCATTCATGCTACAG GAAGGCACATCAAACTATTTTAAAGGTCTTATGCTCATCTTATGCTACCTCATAGTTGCTGCAAGCTTTTTTGTCCATGTCGACCCTGATGCAA GTGATAACTAA